A part of Terriglobus roseus genomic DNA contains:
- the xylB gene encoding xylulokinase: protein MYLGIDCGTQGTKALLIDADGKAHGRGYAKHALIERDNGAREQEPRWWVDALIASVKQAVSSNGNEVVALSVSGQQHGLVILDEQKNVIRPAKLWNDTETAAQNAALIEKLGGASAVLKRYGILPLTGYTVSKLLWIKENEPENFARIRHILLPHEYLNFWLTGNIVAEYGDASGTAFFDVRTRTWIAEILDAIDGGSGLLRAALPPLIGADAIVGTVRPEVAAELGISPQCTVASGGGDNMMGAIGTGNVREGVVTLSLGTSSTVYSYRDTPLFATNGSVAPFCSSSGGWLPLVCTMNATNVVTQTLHLLGLTVEDIDPILADTEPGAGGLTFLPFLNGERTPDLPNAQGSLHGISAVNYSPANLLRSAIEGVTFGILNGLDLILDGKPATKILVIGGGARSKQWRQMLADATGATIQVPLEDEAGCLGAAIQAMHAKSVQDGAPASFVELSDRMVKVDESKTAEAREGRLSLYRAARYRYDTCLFAAYPELQSGSSN from the coding sequence ATGTACCTTGGAATTGACTGCGGTACCCAGGGCACAAAGGCTCTTCTCATCGACGCTGATGGCAAAGCGCATGGACGCGGCTATGCAAAGCATGCGTTGATTGAACGTGACAACGGAGCACGAGAGCAGGAACCGCGCTGGTGGGTGGATGCTCTTATCGCCTCTGTGAAACAGGCGGTTTCCAGCAATGGGAATGAGGTCGTTGCACTCTCCGTATCCGGTCAGCAGCATGGACTTGTCATTCTTGACGAACAGAAGAATGTGATTCGTCCTGCGAAACTCTGGAACGATACAGAGACCGCCGCACAGAATGCTGCGTTGATTGAGAAACTGGGCGGTGCATCCGCTGTTCTGAAACGCTATGGCATTCTGCCGCTCACCGGTTACACCGTTTCCAAGCTGCTTTGGATCAAAGAAAATGAGCCGGAGAACTTCGCACGCATTCGTCACATTCTGTTGCCACACGAATATCTGAACTTCTGGCTGACGGGCAACATCGTCGCAGAGTACGGCGATGCTTCTGGCACAGCATTTTTTGACGTGAGAACGCGCACATGGATCGCAGAAATTCTCGACGCGATTGATGGGGGCTCAGGTCTTCTACGCGCAGCGCTGCCGCCACTTATAGGAGCGGACGCGATTGTTGGAACGGTTCGCCCTGAAGTTGCCGCAGAACTTGGAATCTCGCCACAATGCACTGTTGCAAGCGGTGGCGGCGACAACATGATGGGCGCCATTGGCACAGGCAATGTACGTGAAGGCGTAGTCACTCTCAGCCTTGGCACTTCGTCCACTGTGTACTCGTATCGCGATACTCCACTGTTTGCCACAAACGGTAGTGTGGCTCCCTTCTGCTCGTCGTCGGGCGGGTGGTTGCCATTAGTCTGCACGATGAACGCGACCAATGTAGTAACGCAAACGTTGCATCTACTGGGTCTCACCGTAGAAGACATTGATCCGATCCTTGCGGACACGGAGCCAGGAGCTGGCGGACTTACTTTCCTTCCCTTTCTTAATGGAGAACGGACTCCCGATCTTCCCAACGCACAGGGCAGCTTGCACGGAATCTCCGCGGTGAATTACTCGCCTGCGAATCTGTTACGCAGTGCGATTGAGGGCGTCACCTTTGGCATACTTAACGGTCTTGATTTGATCCTGGACGGCAAGCCTGCAACAAAGATTCTTGTAATCGGCGGCGGTGCACGATCGAAGCAGTGGAGACAGATGCTGGCAGATGCTACAGGTGCCACGATTCAGGTTCCCCTGGAAGATGAAGCAGGTTGCCTTGGCGCCGCAATCCAGGCGATGCATGCAAAATCCGTTCAGGACGGAGCACCTGCGTCGTTCGTCGAGCTGTCTGATCGCATGGTGAAAGTCGATGAATCCAAGACTGCGGAAGCCCGCGAAGGACGTCTTTCTCTGTACCGTGCCGCAAGATATCGCTACGACACCTGCCTCTTTGCGGCCTATCCTGAATTGCAGTCTGGCTCATCTAATTAA
- a CDS encoding efflux RND transporter permease subunit: MLQRLIAGALRQRLILVVVSLVLLGFGLNAAKHLSVDAFPDVANVQVQIATEATGKSPEEVERFVTVPIEIAMTGLPGMTDMRSLNKPGLSLITLVFTDESDLFRERQMISERLAELRDRMPEGVTPVLGPITNALGEVYQYTLEVPGEAESKHVLTQEELIERRTLQDWVVRPLLRSISGVAEINSTGGFVKQYETLVDPQKLHYYNLTIHDVSSALSHNNANEGGGVLPQHAEQYLIRSVGLIRDLDDIRNIVLKESGGTPVYIRDVADVRIGTEVRYGAMMKNGYSEAVGGVVLMTSGGNAKEIVSRVKERVAEINAKHMIPDGLQIVPYYDRSQLVDAAIHTVTEVLGEGIVLVVVILFLFLGDLRSSLIVSANLVLTPLLTFLVMNHFHISANLMSLGGLAIAIGLMVDGSVVVVENVFGTLSHASHSGQLTSRRGKCDMVLRAVGDVATPTLFGVTIIILVFLPLMTLEGMEGKMFAPLAYTIAIALAISLLLSLTLSPVLCTYLLKGGKEDDTWLVRILRRPYQAVLHWATSHRAWMIGGVVVLFIGALCLFPFLGTSFIPEMQEGTLSPNADRVPNISLDESLRMEKQMQALMLKVPGVENVVSRVGRGESPADPAGPNEADVLASLTPFDERPRGMTQDKIAEQIREKLAALPGINLVMSQPISDRVDEMVSGVRADVAVMLYGDDLGLLVKKAGDIARVASSITGTQDTRVDRVGGQQYLTIQINRGAIARYGLNASDVNEVIETAIAGKSATQIYEGERRFSGVVRLPARLRDSVEDIRELQINSPDGPRIPLKELADVKVMEGPALINRSMGKRRIVVGVNVQDRDLGGYVKELQQKVEQQVPLPAGYFIEWGGQFHNMERALHHLMIIVPITIAAIFFLLFVLFKSVRYAALIITVLPLASIGGIVGLFISGEYLSVPASVGFIALWGIAVLNGVVLVSYIKKLRLDGKSQAEAIREGTALRFRPVMMTATVAALGLVPFLFATGPGSEIQRPLAIVVIGGLVTSTALTLLLLPVVYPLFEGKDVPLLAEDEDDVQNPVPYVS; this comes from the coding sequence ATGCTGCAACGCCTTATCGCAGGCGCTCTGCGGCAGCGTCTTATCCTTGTCGTCGTCTCGCTTGTTCTGCTCGGCTTCGGGCTCAATGCTGCGAAGCATCTTTCTGTGGATGCCTTTCCTGATGTTGCGAATGTGCAGGTCCAGATTGCAACGGAGGCAACTGGAAAAAGCCCCGAAGAAGTAGAACGCTTCGTCACCGTCCCCATTGAAATTGCTATGACAGGCCTGCCCGGCATGACGGATATGCGTTCGTTGAATAAGCCTGGGCTGTCTCTGATCACGCTTGTTTTTACTGATGAGAGCGATCTTTTCCGCGAACGCCAGATGATTTCTGAACGTCTGGCCGAATTGCGGGATCGGATGCCGGAAGGTGTAACGCCTGTACTTGGCCCAATCACAAACGCATTGGGCGAGGTGTATCAATACACGCTTGAAGTGCCTGGCGAAGCAGAGTCCAAGCATGTGTTGACGCAGGAAGAGCTTATCGAGCGGCGCACATTACAGGACTGGGTTGTTCGGCCACTTCTGCGTTCCATATCGGGTGTCGCGGAAATCAACTCCACCGGCGGGTTCGTTAAACAGTATGAAACGCTTGTCGATCCACAAAAGCTGCATTACTACAATCTGACGATCCATGATGTGAGTTCTGCGCTGTCGCACAACAATGCGAATGAGGGCGGCGGCGTTCTGCCGCAACACGCAGAGCAATATCTGATCCGCAGTGTAGGTCTCATTCGTGACCTCGATGATATCCGCAACATTGTTCTGAAAGAGAGTGGCGGCACGCCTGTTTATATCCGCGACGTAGCGGATGTCCGTATCGGAACCGAAGTCCGTTACGGCGCCATGATGAAGAACGGATATTCCGAGGCCGTGGGTGGCGTAGTGCTGATGACCAGTGGCGGCAACGCAAAGGAGATAGTAAGCCGAGTCAAAGAGCGTGTAGCAGAAATCAATGCGAAGCATATGATTCCTGACGGTCTTCAGATTGTTCCGTATTACGACCGCTCGCAACTTGTAGATGCTGCGATCCACACCGTTACAGAGGTGCTGGGCGAAGGCATTGTTCTGGTCGTAGTTATCCTTTTCCTCTTCCTGGGTGATCTGCGTTCCAGCCTGATCGTGAGTGCGAACCTCGTATTGACGCCGCTGCTGACATTCCTGGTCATGAATCACTTCCACATATCGGCGAACCTTATGTCGCTTGGTGGTCTCGCGATTGCGATTGGCCTCATGGTGGATGGTTCAGTTGTGGTTGTCGAAAATGTGTTCGGCACTTTGAGCCACGCATCACACAGCGGCCAATTGACGAGTCGCCGTGGAAAGTGTGACATGGTTCTGCGTGCCGTCGGAGATGTCGCGACTCCTACGCTATTCGGTGTAACCATCATCATTCTCGTCTTCCTCCCCCTGATGACTCTGGAGGGGATGGAAGGGAAGATGTTTGCGCCATTGGCATATACGATCGCCATTGCGCTAGCCATCTCTCTGTTGCTTTCTCTTACTCTTTCGCCGGTACTCTGCACTTATCTGCTGAAAGGTGGAAAAGAAGACGACACATGGTTGGTTCGCATATTGCGCCGACCGTACCAAGCTGTGCTCCACTGGGCTACCTCACATCGTGCATGGATGATCGGCGGTGTAGTGGTCTTGTTTATCGGTGCGTTGTGTCTGTTCCCGTTTTTAGGAACCTCTTTTATCCCAGAGATGCAGGAGGGAACGCTCTCCCCCAATGCTGATCGTGTTCCCAATATCTCGTTGGATGAATCACTGCGGATGGAAAAGCAGATGCAGGCGCTCATGCTCAAAGTGCCGGGTGTGGAGAACGTTGTCAGCCGTGTTGGCCGCGGTGAGTCACCAGCGGATCCTGCAGGCCCAAATGAAGCAGATGTGCTTGCTTCGTTGACGCCGTTTGATGAAAGACCGCGTGGCATGACACAGGACAAGATCGCAGAGCAGATACGCGAAAAGCTTGCAGCTCTTCCTGGTATCAATCTGGTGATGTCGCAGCCCATCAGTGATCGTGTGGACGAGATGGTGTCAGGCGTCCGTGCGGACGTGGCGGTCATGTTGTACGGTGATGATCTCGGTCTATTGGTTAAAAAGGCTGGTGATATCGCACGTGTAGCGAGCAGCATTACGGGCACTCAAGATACGCGCGTGGATCGTGTTGGTGGACAGCAATATTTGACCATCCAGATCAATCGAGGTGCGATAGCACGCTACGGACTTAATGCATCGGACGTGAACGAAGTGATTGAGACAGCGATTGCAGGAAAATCTGCAACGCAAATCTACGAAGGCGAACGCAGATTCTCTGGTGTTGTGCGTCTTCCTGCACGGCTACGCGACAGCGTGGAAGATATACGAGAGCTGCAGATCAATTCACCGGATGGGCCTCGTATTCCTTTGAAGGAACTAGCGGATGTGAAGGTCATGGAAGGCCCGGCTTTGATCAATCGAAGCATGGGCAAACGCCGCATCGTCGTGGGTGTCAATGTTCAGGACCGTGATCTCGGCGGATATGTGAAGGAGCTACAGCAAAAGGTCGAGCAACAAGTTCCGTTGCCCGCAGGCTATTTCATTGAATGGGGAGGACAGTTCCATAACATGGAGCGTGCCCTGCATCACCTGATGATTATTGTCCCCATCACTATTGCGGCCATCTTCTTTCTGCTGTTCGTGCTGTTTAAATCTGTTCGCTACGCCGCGCTGATCATTACGGTGCTGCCTCTCGCATCGATCGGCGGCATCGTGGGTCTGTTTATCAGTGGTGAATACTTGTCCGTGCCTGCGTCGGTAGGTTTCATCGCACTTTGGGGCATTGCTGTGTTGAATGGAGTCGTTCTTGTCAGTTACATCAAGAAGCTCCGTCTCGACGGAAAATCTCAGGCAGAGGCCATACGGGAGGGGACCGCACTGCGTTTCCGTCCTGTGATGATGACGGCGACGGTCGCGGCGCTAGGGCTTGTGCCATTTCTGTTCGCAACCGGGCCAGGCTCCGAGATCCAACGGCCTCTCGCAATCGTCGTTATTGGAGGACTGGTTACCTCCACAGCACTGACGCTTCTGTTATTGCCCGTTGTCTATCCGTTGTTCGAAGGGAAGGACGTCCCTCTCTTGGCTGAAGATGAGGATGACGTGCAGAACCCGGTGCCCTATGTTTCATAA
- the xylA gene encoding xylose isomerase, with product MSDTLFHDLPTVKYEGATSTNQLAYQFYDAERVVLGKPLKDHLRFAVAYWHSFAMTGTDPFGGSTIHRPWMEAGDPIAQAKVKADAAFELFRVLDLPFFCFHDADIAPAEETLAGTLKNLHTTADYLGEKISKSNTKLLWGTANLFSHPRFMAGASTNPDPEVFAWCAATVKNCMDVTQQLGGSNYVLWGGREGYETLLNTNMKQELEQMGRFLSLVVDYKHKIGFKGQILIEPKPKEPTSHQYDFDTATVYGFLKKFGLENEVRVNLEANHATLAGHSFEHEIATAGALGILGSLDINRGDALLGWDTDQFPNDLWTMTMAMYQVIKAGGLGVGGMNFDAKVRRQSFTPEDLVYAHVGGVDLCARAFLKAASIIEEGTYDKVIADRYAGWQTPEAQAMLNGKKTLDEIADDALKNSIQPQPRSGRQEQVENLLARRIYS from the coding sequence TTGTCTGACACGCTGTTTCATGATCTGCCCACCGTGAAGTATGAAGGTGCCACCAGCACCAACCAGCTTGCCTATCAGTTTTACGACGCAGAGCGCGTCGTACTGGGCAAGCCACTGAAGGACCATCTGCGCTTTGCCGTTGCTTACTGGCATTCCTTCGCGATGACAGGCACGGATCCATTCGGTGGTTCCACCATTCATCGGCCCTGGATGGAAGCGGGCGATCCGATTGCACAGGCAAAGGTGAAGGCCGATGCTGCATTTGAACTCTTCCGCGTTCTCGATCTTCCCTTCTTCTGCTTCCACGATGCAGACATTGCACCGGCAGAGGAAACGCTTGCTGGAACGCTGAAGAACCTTCATACAACTGCGGATTATCTGGGCGAAAAAATCAGCAAGTCGAACACGAAGCTCCTGTGGGGTACTGCGAATCTCTTTTCGCACCCACGCTTCATGGCCGGTGCTTCCACCAACCCTGATCCAGAAGTCTTCGCATGGTGCGCAGCGACAGTGAAGAACTGCATGGATGTTACGCAGCAGCTTGGTGGCTCAAACTACGTTCTGTGGGGCGGTCGAGAAGGTTATGAAACGCTGCTGAACACCAACATGAAGCAGGAACTGGAGCAGATGGGCCGCTTCCTGTCGCTGGTCGTCGACTACAAACACAAGATTGGTTTCAAGGGACAGATTCTCATTGAACCGAAGCCAAAGGAACCGACGTCGCACCAGTACGATTTCGATACCGCGACGGTGTATGGCTTCCTGAAGAAATTTGGGCTGGAAAATGAAGTGCGCGTGAACCTGGAAGCAAACCATGCCACGTTAGCTGGTCATAGCTTTGAACATGAGATTGCTACGGCTGGTGCTCTTGGTATCCTTGGTTCGCTCGACATCAATCGTGGCGATGCCCTGCTTGGTTGGGACACCGATCAGTTCCCCAACGATTTATGGACCATGACTATGGCGATGTATCAGGTCATCAAGGCTGGTGGCCTGGGTGTGGGTGGCATGAATTTTGACGCAAAGGTTCGCCGTCAGAGCTTCACACCGGAAGACCTTGTCTACGCTCACGTGGGCGGAGTGGACCTGTGCGCTAGAGCCTTCCTCAAGGCAGCCAGCATCATCGAAGAAGGTACCTACGACAAGGTGATTGCCGATCGCTATGCAGGTTGGCAGACACCGGAAGCGCAGGCGATGCTTAACGGCAAAAAGACACTGGACGAGATTGCGGACGATGCACTGAAGAACAGTATTCAGCCTCAGCCACGTTCGGGACGCCAGGAACAGGTTGAAAATCTCCTGGCGCGGCGCATCTACTCCTAA